gaaggcaGGGGGTTATTGCCGGGGCCGGCATTCCTGCGGAGCGCGGTGCCGGGCCGCGCCGGGACGTACCGTGCCGGGCCGGCCCGCCACTTACTTGTGCCGCGGTGGCAGATGATGATTTTCTTGGGCTGGCTGGGGCTCTCGCTGCTGGAGCTGCGCAGCGGCAGGTCGGACTGCACCAGTTCGCTGAGGAAGTTGATGTAGCCGATGGCCAGGCGCAGCGTGTCCACCTTGGAGAGGCGCTTCTCGTAGGGCAGAGTGGGGATGTGAGAGCGCAGCCCCTCGAAGGCGTCGTTGATGGACTGCAtccgccgccgctcccgcaCGTTGGCGGCCTgccggagctgctgcagctccgCCTCGGAGCGCACCCGCCGCCGCCGCTTGGCCGAGCCCAGCGCCTGGAGCCGCCCCCCGGGGGACAGCAgcgccgcgcccgccgccccgCAGCATTCGTAGGCGAAGCCGGGCGAGGCGGGAGACGGCGGGAAGGCGGCGGCCGGCGGCGGGCAGCGGTAGCCGCCCTCGGGGTCGCCGCCGTCGCGGTAGTACTCCTGCAGCTGCCGGCTGAGGAAATCCACGTCCGGCTCCAGCAGCCCGTCCGCGGTCAGCACGTCCCGCGGGGGCGGCTCGGAGAAAAAGTCCTCCTCGTCGAAGTAGGGGGGCGAGGAGAAGGAGTCCAGCCCCCCGGGGAAGTGCTCCAGCAACACAGTCTCCATGCTGCCCCCGGTCCCGGCGCGGACGGGACGGGGCAGGGGGGCAGCCCCGCCGGGACGCGCCCGCAGCCGCTGTCGCCGGCCCGCTGGCCGAGCCGCCCCGGCGGtggcggggccggcggggccgcCTCCcccgccctgccctgccctgccctgcccgccGCTGTGTGGCGGGAGGCCGGGCCGCGCCGCCGCTCTCCGGGGAGGGGCCGGAGCCGCTGGCGCCGCGGGCCGGCACGCGAGGGGTCTTATAACGACATCCCCGGGCGCGTGCCGCCGGCCGCCGCCGCCAGCCAATCAGGGCGCGCCGGGGGGGCCGGGCCGCCCGCCGGGGGACACCGCGCGCGGCCGGGGGCGGCGCCCCGCACCGGGGCGGGGGGAGAGGCACGGACCCGACGGAGCCCCCGCGGCACAGCCCGGCACCGCCCGGCACCGCCCGGCACagcccggcacagcccggcacagcccggcACCCCTAGGCACCGCCCCGCATCGCCCGACACCGCCACAGCCGCTCGCACCGACGGGGCCCGCACGTCGGGCGAGGGGCCCCGCACCGCCTCGGCAACTCTCCCCTCGAACCGCTACCGAAACGCGCCCCTTGGCTTTCACGTAACCTCCCTCTCGGCACCGGGAAGAGTCACCCCTGCGCATCTTACCCCCAGCGTTTTTGCCGTTCTCCCGGGACCGCCAGTCCACGCCGCCAGCAGAGCCGCTGTCAGAGCGGGCATAGGAGGAATCGATGGCGCGGGTTTTTTCTTGGCGTTCGAACTGAGGACAATTCTATCGCAACATCAAAATACATCACGTCAGCTCTTGCGCTCGGCCGTGCATCGATTTTGACCTCATCGGGCCCCGTCGCGTTCTCCTTTTTCCCACTCCCACTGCCCCTCTCTGGACGATCTCGCTCGGCGGAGGCTCTGTTAATAATTCCCTAACAGACTCTCACTGATTAAAGCCTTAAAAATTCTCACTGGAGTGAAATGGATTACCCGCCAGATTAGGAGAGGATTATCTCTGTCATTAGCGCTGCAATAGTTAGTCCGGCAGAGTCTGTCGAGGTTTATCGAAAGTGACTTTCCAGCGTGCCACCAGCGCTGGCAGAGATCAAACTCCGCGTGGAAACGTACCCGGGTCTATCAGCAGAGCAAGACAGGGCCAGCTCCGGGAAGGTAATAAATGACTCGACTTCAAAGCCGCTGACATCGCCGTGATAACGGCAGGGAAACGCGTGAGTCACGGGAGGGAACAAAGAGCTTTGCAAGAACCACTTATTGGAAAGTCCCGTCTGCAGATGGACCACGCGAAAAAAACGAGAAGGGAGGGCAGAGACCTCTGAGCGAGGTCAGGAACGCGTCCACGCGTGGCCGTGGGACTGCCCCCACCGTCCCGGAAAGGGGAAGCTAAGGGAGTGTCCCGTTAGAGGGACGATGTAATGGCAATGCCGTTCCCTGCTCACGTCCACCCGCGATGCGGAACCGGGGACCTCGGAGGAGACAGGAATGAGTGCGTCCGGACTCCTGTTTCCATTCACGCCCGCCATCCCTCAATCTCTCACCACGCACAACTGTCAAGAGCCAGGCTTCTGGATGCCCATCTCCGCAGAGCTGCGGGCTGTCCCCGACACTGCCTCTACCCCAGGCTGAGCCAGCCCCGCTCCAGGGAAGCGttcctgccccaggcagctgctccagcttccTCTGCCTCGTCAGCCCTTCGCCCCTCGCGATTGTTCTCTGCACCGGCTGTCCCAAAACCTCCCGCAAGTCTTAGATGCTGTCTCACGAGTGTCGAGTGCAGGCAATAATCCCTTCCCTCGGTTCCCTGGACTGTGATCGTGTTCGTACcgctcagagctgctgctgctggcattcCGTGCGGCCAGGGCACACGGCTGGCTTCTGCCCAGCTAGCTGCCCACCGGCGCCTGGTGGGGACCGCTCCGAGGGGCACTGAGCACGGCGGCCGGGAGGCCCCTCGGCATTCCCAGCCTCAGCTTGGCAGAGGCTTCGATCGCCCTCGGATCATTCTTCCCGAGCAAAGCTGTCCCGTTGAGCCGAAAGACCCACCTGGGAGAACAAGCACAGATTCGGCACCGCACGAACAGAGATGTTTTCCCTCCCCC
The sequence above is drawn from the Parus major isolate Abel chromosome 2, Parus_major1.1, whole genome shotgun sequence genome and encodes:
- the PTF1A gene encoding pancreas transcription factor 1 subunit alpha encodes the protein METVLLEHFPGGLDSFSSPPYFDEEDFFSEPPPRDVLTADGLLEPDVDFLSRQLQEYYRDGGDPEGGYRCPPPAAAFPPSPASPGFAYECCGAAGAALLSPGGRLQALGSAKRRRRVRSEAELQQLRQAANVRERRRMQSINDAFEGLRSHIPTLPYEKRLSKVDTLRLAIGYINFLSELVQSDLPLRSSSSESPSQPKKIIICHRGTRSPSPSDPDYGLPPLAGHSLSWTDEKQLKEQNIIRTAKVWTPEDPRKVNNKPSVNDIENEPPFDYVA